The genomic DNA AGAGATGAATCTCTatgcattttattttgaagataTCATGTCAAACAATGGAATGACTTCTATATTATGACTAAAAGATTTGTTGTTATGTATCATTTCAGTTTTCGATCTTTCTTCCAcatatgtgatgatattacatgtcttagcttattgattattaagtttgatatggtGAGAAGATAGGTCGGAATTATTggataataatttatgttaagtgtatgttgaaaaaaatattcttgaaatTCTGGGTTAATGCCACGCTTGAaaaaaacggggtgttacagttataattaattaattacaaactGACACGTGGGTTACTACTTTTGATTAATATGATATACTAATCATAAAAGATAATGAGTCACATGTCACAATCCATAAGATGAAAATAGTAAACATGTGAGTGGATGTTAGTTTGAACATCTACCAAATATGACACAAGTGATAAATTATATGGCTAGGAGGATTTATGATTTGTCATTAGCTTTAATTGAGTTACAAATATTTAGATTGGAGAcaacacaattgtcttgtatgttAAAACCTTAGATTTGCCTTTACTACGAACCACCCAAATACCAATGGGAGTTGAGATTTCTTGtagaattttcttatttattattgatgttgtttcattttaatttttctacttTTTCTTCATAATTTCCATTATTGTAATATTCCCAATTAAGAATTCCTTGTAACCATTGTTTTTAAACAACTGTTATTATTAACGGGTACGTTAATTAAAGAACATATCTTAGCTTTTGAGGAGGAGATCGCACAAAGcaaaatccatttatttaaagaaatagCAGCAGAAAATGAGACCAACATGTCTGCCTAACACCCATGGCGACAAGCAAAACACTTAAAGAAGTGTCCCATGATCCTCTCTATTACATCAAGTGGTTGTACCAAGTCCGAGTTTGAAGATAGTCAATCACCTCCTTATCCAATTGGAAAGCCCTACTAAGAACACTCGGATAAATCTTCGGATTTGAGCCAAACAACTCATTTGCAATGGTGACCACCCCAGGATTCTGGCTGGTGAGAGCGGCGATAGCCACTGCGCTGCTCTTTCCTACGTTCATTTGGAAGTGAATGAGACCCACTGGAAACACAAACGCATCTCCCGGCCGTAGAATCTTGCTGAAGAGACGAAAGTCGGGATTGGATGTGACAAAGCCTACGTAAAGAGTGCCTTCTAAGACGATAAAGATCTCGCTGGCGCGAGGGTGCACGTGCGGCGGGTTAAGGCCGCCATCAGGAGCGTAGTCGACGCGAACTAAGGAGATGCCCTGAGTGTTGAGGCCTGGTATCTTGTCGACGTTTACAACAGTGACAGTTGCCCCAAGTGGGTTCGATGTGTTTCTTGGAGTTAGCAGCCCAGAGAGGAAGAAATCCTCGGGTTCGGCAACCTCGGGGTTCTTGCAGAACTTCCCATTCACAAACACTGCGTGAAATGGAACAAAATAATGAGAATGCCATGCATGTTCTACAGTCCATtcatataacataaaatttatacatCGTTGTTACTAAAATAAGATTGAACTAGTCGGTTGGACCGGAGATTGGTCGCCAAATTTGTCCAATTCGAGAAAGatcaaacaaatcaaaataggTTGATTTTAAgagtttatttgattttatcaaattaaaacaAGTCCTctgatgataatttttaaagatcaCTTTTCTTTAACAGGAAGGATAATTTGTCTTTTGTGGGAAAAATCATAGAAAACCAAGAAAGGATTTAAATATCCTGAATCTTTAGTTAGTTCTTTTCATATCTTCCATAATactattttacatataaatttcTAAACCGCCTGTAATGACGGAGAATCGAACCAATGAACCACTCAACCAGTACTCATGCCAGTTCAATAATTTGTCCAATTTTAGCAActataatatgcatatatatatatgtgtgtgtgtgtgtgtgtgtgtaaagagagaaggggagggggggggggggggggggggggttaataCCGGCGGCAGGTGCAGAGTCATTGATGGCAACACAGAAGTCCTGAAGAGGGCCGGGATCAGCAGCATAGGCTAGGTTGGAAACCAAGGCCATGAAGATGGCCATGGCAGCGACAGCCACCTGGAAATTAAGAGACCTCGTtatcgtcgtcgtcgtcatcaTCAATATTAATGAACGTAGAATCAAATTGGAATTACACAACACTACGCTTTGTTTCAACTGAGAGTATGGGCATCTTGAGTTGTCAATTTATATGGACTGAGTTCTCTAactattcattaattaattaattaatcactgaTTGTCCAATGATTAATTAAGTTGCTTCACACGCATATAGATATCATGGACGAAATATTGTTCAAAAACTGGAACAGCTCACTTCCCAACTTCACCTTTtcccttcttttatatatatgtatatatgtttgcgTGTGTTTGTAACAATATATCCACATAATTATATAATCTCACCACAGTATAAGTACGTTTTTTTTATGCTCTTCAACTTTAAATGTACTAATAATAGCAATAGACTTTCAAATTAGAACATTTTAATTCGTGGGCATCTTGTATGCTACATGGCTTGAGACTTTCACCatagtaatttattaaaaataagataataaattaaCTCATTAAGGATAGATAACTAAAATCGGTTATCGTAATTACATTAACATAACATTAGACAATAAAAttcaggtttttttttttttcattttaatactCATGATCAATGATGCATGTTTTTAAAGGAGGTCCTTGGCACTTTGCTCAAAGGCCTTTATTCCTTAGATCCTGTGAACTCGGTATGGTTCTTGCTAAAGACGCTCATTCCTCTATTCCTATGTGGGTGAAGTTTTTCGATGCGCTGTTGGAGTACTGGTCCTCAAAGGGATTCTTGGAGCTACTGAGCTCATTGGGTAAGCCCATTCATGCAGATGCTATGACTAAAGAACGTAAGAGGCTAGGTTTTGCAAGAATCTGCATTGAGATGCATGCCTCTTATTCTTTTCCTCCTTATATTGAGTTATATTAGGGCATTGATGTTGTTACCGGTGAACCAAAAATTGATCGTATCCAAGTGGAGTATCAATGGGTGCTTACGACTTGTTCTCAATGTAAAGTTTTTGGTCGTCAAGATAGTACTTGCCCTCGGAAGGCTTCGGTCCCCCTCTCCTCCTTCTCAGTCTACTCCTCCAGACAACCAGAGGACTCATGGAATTCCCATCATGACTCTGGAATTCCCCCTTCCCCCTGGGTATTCCTCTTTGTTCTGCCCCTATCCATCTTCCTCCTATTGAGGTCGCAAATTGCTTCGGTTCTCTCATGGAAGAGGATCAAGATATCCCTTCCATAAGCATCCCTAACCCCTCTGGACCCGCCTATAGCTAAGCATTTTTTCCCATCTCAGTCCAATGATGAGTCAACCTTTATGTGTGATGTAGGAGCATGCACCCCTAAAAACTACAGTTACCAAAGGGAGGGGCACACCCACATATAAGGTGCCTATTTGTAGGCTAAACAGTCAATGTGGGATGATTCTCGTCTAACATCAGACACCCCTACCCAGAAAGCTGTCAACTTGACAACAGAATTTGATGTTAAACGAGAATCATCCCACATTGACTGTTCAACCTACAAATAGGCGCCTTATATGTGGTTGTGCCCCTCCCCCTAGTAACTGTAGTTTTGAAGGGTGTATGCCCCCtgctgtaatacccaagaactttgggttgttatttaaaggaaaaatgaaaattcagaGAAAATAGGTATctgaaaaacccaaaaaatttaTCGAATCAATCGAATGAAGAACTCTGAAGCTTAAATGACTAAGGAAAAAGGAATTCCTTTACCGAGCATATCGAGACAGGATTTTTAAgaccaaaagaaatcgaatcaagaatgattttcggtacagcaaaaatgcaACTGTCATTTAGGCTATAAAAAACTGAATCTTTAAAGGAGACTTCCTAGAAGTCAATGAAAACTTGAGggggcttcaatttttcataaagaacaacccttcagtacactacaaaaaaaatcagttttagtgacggaaaaatccgtcactaaaaacataaaatccgtcactaaatttttctgtgacgggtttagtgacggggtaaaatccgtcactaaagggggcgtgacagaattttagtgacggggtgagtgctacccgtcgcagatctgtgacgggatagcaattccgtcacagatttgtgacgggacacccgtcacagatctgtgacggggcagtagtacctgtcacagatctgtgacggggcagttccacccgtcacagatctgtgacgggggaagtgctgcccgtcacaaatctgtgacgggaaaatagtgcccgtcacagatttgtgacggggattcccgtcacaaatctgtgacgagGAAATgtccgtcacaaatctgtgacggataTGACaagccgtcacagatctgtgacgggaagtactgccccgtcacagatttgtgacgggcgCTACCCGTCACAAAcactcttaaaataaaaaaaataataaaaacaaacaatctGTGACGGGTAGTACCCCtgtcacagatctgcgacgggaGTACCcgtcacaaatattcttaaatataaaaaaaataatattaaataaaaaattttatttaaaaataataaaattaatatgatcaATCTGCGACGGGACAGCCATCgcagatattttttaaataaaaaataataattctgaaaaaaatattaaattaatattaatattttaaatcaataatatatttttatgaaattaatatatttttaatttcaaaaaatatatttttaatttcaaaaaatatatttttaatttttaaatttataaaattaaaatttatatttattaaaattaatattttcttttataagaataaaaaaatttaaaataacaagaatttattttaaattttaaataaaatattaaaaataacattaaataaaattaatattacccacattcacattaaaaataaaacaaatttaacattaattttttaaatagaattatctaatttatttcatatgttagttttaaaatttttaattaaaattttatttattatttattattttttatattttaaatagaattcttttatatttttaatagaatttttttaattttttaatgtatacacataaatattttcttatga from Diospyros lotus cultivar Yz01 chromosome 4, ASM1463336v1, whole genome shotgun sequence includes the following:
- the LOC127800140 gene encoding germin-like protein subfamily 1 member 16, coding for MMTTTTITRSLNFQVAVAAMAIFMALVSNLAYAADPGPLQDFCVAINDSAPAAVFVNGKFCKNPEVAEPEDFFLSGLLTPRNTSNPLGATVTVVNVDKIPGLNTQGISLVRVDYAPDGGLNPPHVHPRASEIFIVLEGTLYVGFVTSNPDFRLFSKILRPGDAFVFPVGLIHFQMNVGKSSAVAIAALTSQNPGVVTIANELFGSNPKIYPSVLSRAFQLDKEVIDYLQTRTWYNHLM